AGGCCACGGTCGCGACGGGGTGCGGGGAGGCGATCCCGACGGCCAGCAGCAGCACGAGCCACAGCACGACGGCCTGCGCCACCCCCAGCAGGGCGCCCGGCACCCAGCCGGCGACGGCGGCGCGGTAGGACGAGGCCGTCGAGGCCAGCGCCCGCGGGGACACGGCCCGCAGCACCATGTACGTCACCATCCCGCCCACCCACAGCGCGACCGGCACGAACAGCGGCGCCAGGCCGTCGCTGTAGCGGGACACGGCGTGGTCCTTGACGCGGTCGGCGGCCACGGGGGCCGCGACGACGCCGGCCCGGTCGGCGGCCGCGTCGCCGGAGTAGACCGGCACCTCCCCCTGGCCGTCGGCGAGCCGGCCCTGCAGCGAGCCGGCGCCCTCGGCGAGCTGCCGGGTGCCGTCGGCGAGCCGGCCGGCCCCGTCCCTGGCCCGGGTCGTGCCGTTGAACAGGGCGGTGGCGCCGTCGTCGACGCGGGCGGCGCCGGCCGAGAGCGCGGTGGCGCCGTCGGCGGCGCTGCGGGCACCGGTGGCGAGCCGGCGGGTGCCCGCAGCGAGGGCGTCGGCCCCGTCGGCGGCCTGCGCCACCCCCTGCTGCAGCGCCGGGGCCGCCGCGGCGAGCTGCCCGGCGCCGGTGGAGACGGCGGACGCGCCGTCGGACAGCTGCCGCGCGCCGGTGGTGAGCGCGTTGACCTGCGTCCGCACCTGCCGGCCGATCCCGGTCACGGACCCGTCGGCGAGCGCCTGCTGGGCCTGTTCGAGGCTGCGGACGGTGGCGGCGAGGTTCTCGTCCTCGGGGTTCGCGGCGGACAGCTGCCGGGCCTGGACGAGCAGCTGGTCCACGAGCGGGGACAGCTTCCCGGCCTCCTCCAGCGCGGGCAGCGCGCGGTCGGCCGCGGCGGCCACGGCGTCGGCCCCGTCGGCGACCCGTCCCGCGCCGGCGGCCACCCGGGAGGCGCCGTCGGACAGCTGCGCGGTCTGGGCGGGCAGGTCCCGCGTCGCCGTGCGGAGCCGGTCGAGGCCGGTGGCGAGCTGCCCGGCGCCGCCGGCGGCACCGTCGGCGCCGGTGGCGACCTGGGCGGTCCCGTCGGCGAGCTGGGCGGACCCGCTGCGCAGCTGCCCGGTGCCGTCGACGAGCTGGGCGGCGCCGGCGTCGAGGTCGCCGAGGCCGACGACGAGCGCGCCGGCGCCCTCGTCGGCCTGCCGGGCGCCGTCGGCGAGCTGGCCGGCCCCGTCGGCCGCCCGGCCGAGGGAGTCGTGGATCGAGGAGAACGCGACGTAGACGTTCTCGAGGTAGTCCGTCGTGGCGCCGGTGGCGACCTTCGCGCGGATCGTCGTGGCGATGGTGTTCGTGACCTGGCCGAGGATGTAGTTCTCGGCGTCGTCGGTCGTGACGGACAACCTCCCCTGCTGCGGGTCCGCGCCGCCGGTGGAGGCCAGGGCGGCGGAGAACCCGGACGGGATGCGCAGCACGGCCGCGTAGTCGCCGTCGCGCAGGCCCTGCGCGGCCTGCGCCTCGGTGGCGGTGCGCCAGTGGAACCCGGCGGCGGCGTCGGGGCCGGTGAGCTCGTCGACGAGTCCCTGCCCGGCGTCGACGGTGCGCGGGGACCCGTCGAGGCCGGTGACGGTCGCGGGGACGTCGGAGTTCACGACGGCGGCCTGCAGGTTCGACAGCCGGCCCACGGGGTCGGTGTTCGACCACAGGTACAGCCCGCCGTAGATCAGCGGGACGAGCACGACCGCGACGAGCGCGAGCCTGGTGATGGTGGCCCGCCGGAACCGGGCGAGTTCGAGGCCGGGGAGGGTGAGCTTCACTGTTCGTCCTGGAGGTCGAGGAGGGTGCGGCCGTCGTCGGTGCGCCACGGGATGTCGGAGCTGTCGGAGCAGCCGGCGAGGACGGTCAGGCCCGTCTCCTGCAGGCTCGCCAGCCAGGCCCAGGCGCGGCGGCGGTCCTGGCTGCGGCGCAACGAGTCCACGTCGTCGACGACGAGGACGTCGGGGCGGCCCACGAGCGCGAGCACGACGCCGAGCGTCAGGCGTTCCAGGGGTTGCAGGTCGCTGACGAACTCCCGCCCCCGCAGCGGCGGGTCCGCCCCGGCGCCGGTGCGGGGGAGGGCGTCGCGCACCCGCTCCAGCTGGTCGGCGACCTCGCGGCGGGAGACCCACGGCCGGTGCCAGGGCCGGTGCAGGACGAGGCGCTCGGCGACGTGCTGCTCGACGGTGAGGGCGTCGTCGAGCTCGTTGACGCCGCGGACCTCGGCCAGGGCCACCCGGCGACGGACGGCCGCGGCCTTCTCCGGGAGGGGTTCGCCGAGGACGGTCAGGGTGCCGCCGGTGGGTCTCATCCGCCCGGCCAGCGTGAGCAGCAGGGACGTCTTGCCCGAGGAGGCGGGCCCGCGGACGACGAGGGCGGCTCCGGCGGGCACGTCGAGGTCGAGGCCGGAGAACACGGTGCGGCCGCCGGCGCACAGCTCCAGCCCCTGCGCCCGCACGACGGGGACCGGCTGGACGTCGTCCACCTCGGCGGGGCTCACCGGGGCACCTCCTCGGTGAACGTGGCGAGCGCGACGCCCAGCAGCCGGGGGCCGACCCCGGCCGGTTCGCCGAGCAGGTGCGAGGCCACCAGGCCCTCGTGCGCGGTGACCAGGGCGCGGACGAGGTCGTCGGCCGGGACGGTCGGGCGGCGGCCGATGCGGTGCAGGGCCTCGACGAGGACGGGGGCCAGCCGGGCGCGCAGCTCGGAGCGCTGCCGCGTCAGCGCCGCGGCGGCCTCGGTGCTGCGCAGGGCCTGGGCCGTGAACTCGGTGCGCACCGCGTGCCACTGCCGGTCCAGGGGCAGGACCTCCAGGACGTGCCCCACGAGCTGGTCGAGGTCGGTGCCGGGCAGGCCACCCGCGAGCCGCTGCTCGACGCGCTCGACGAGGGCGCCGGCCTGGTCGGCGTAGAGGGCGGCGACGACGTCGTCCATCGTCGCGAAGTTGGAGTAGAAGGCGCCCCGGGTGTACCCGGCGCGTTCGCAGACGTTCTCGACGCTGCTGCGGGCCAGCCCCTGCTCGCCGAGCACCTCGAGCGCGGCGGCCAGCAGGCGGGCGCGGGTCTGCTCGCGGCGCCGGGTGGTGCGCGCGTCGGTCGTAGTGGTCACA
The sequence above is drawn from the Kineococcus mangrovi genome and encodes:
- a CDS encoding YhgE/Pip domain-containing protein is translated as MKLTLPGLELARFRRATITRLALVAVVLVPLIYGGLYLWSNTDPVGRLSNLQAAVVNSDVPATVTGLDGSPRTVDAGQGLVDELTGPDAAAGFHWRTATEAQAAQGLRDGDYAAVLRIPSGFSAALASTGGADPQQGRLSVTTDDAENYILGQVTNTIATTIRAKVATGATTDYLENVYVAFSSIHDSLGRAADGAGQLADGARQADEGAGALVVGLGDLDAGAAQLVDGTGQLRSGSAQLADGTAQVATGADGAAGGAGQLATGLDRLRTATRDLPAQTAQLSDGASRVAAGAGRVADGADAVAAAADRALPALEEAGKLSPLVDQLLVQARQLSAANPEDENLAATVRSLEQAQQALADGSVTGIGRQVRTQVNALTTGARQLSDGASAVSTGAGQLAAAAPALQQGVAQAADGADALAAGTRRLATGARSAADGATALSAGAARVDDGATALFNGTTRARDGAGRLADGTRQLAEGAGSLQGRLADGQGEVPVYSGDAAADRAGVVAAPVAADRVKDHAVSRYSDGLAPLFVPVALWVGGMVTYMVLRAVSPRALASTASSYRAAVAGWVPGALLGVAQAVVLWLVLLLAVGIASPHPVATVAFAALVAVVFTAIHQSLNALLGGVGRLVALVLLVLQLTSAGGTYPVGTSPAFFEAIHPFLPMSYAADGLRHLVAGAAAGPVLLDAGVLAAFGVLAMGLTVLACHRRRTWTVAKLHPSLSL
- a CDS encoding ABC transporter ATP-binding protein; protein product: MSPAEVDDVQPVPVVRAQGLELCAGGRTVFSGLDLDVPAGAALVVRGPASSGKTSLLLTLAGRMRPTGGTLTVLGEPLPEKAAAVRRRVALAEVRGVNELDDALTVEQHVAERLVLHRPWHRPWVSRREVADQLERVRDALPRTGAGADPPLRGREFVSDLQPLERLTLGVVLALVGRPDVLVVDDVDSLRRSQDRRRAWAWLASLQETGLTVLAGCSDSSDIPWRTDDGRTLLDLQDEQ
- a CDS encoding TetR/AcrR family transcriptional regulator; this encodes MTTTTDARTTRRREQTRARLLAAALEVLGEQGLARSSVENVCERAGYTRGAFYSNFATMDDVVAALYADQAGALVERVEQRLAGGLPGTDLDQLVGHVLEVLPLDRQWHAVRTEFTAQALRSTEAAAALTRQRSELRARLAPVLVEALHRIGRRPTVPADDLVRALVTAHEGLVASHLLGEPAGVGPRLLGVALATFTEEVPR